One Denticeps clupeoides chromosome 12, fDenClu1.1, whole genome shotgun sequence genomic window carries:
- the LOC114800439 gene encoding isotocin receptor-like, which translates to MEDQDLWANSSLGNQTANPLKRNEEVAKVEVTVLAVVLLLALAGNLCVLVALHTTKHSQSRMYYFMKHLSVADLVVAVFQVLPQLIWDITFRFYGPDVLCRLVKYLQVVGMFASTYMLVLMSVDRCLAICQPLRSLHKRKDRLYVVTSWLLSLLFSVPQVYIFSLREVGPGVYDCWGDFVQPWGAKAYITWISLTIYIIPVAILSICYGLISFKIWQNFKLKTRREQSVTLTPKASKGNALARVSSVKLISKAKITTVKMTFVIVLAYIVCWTPFFFVQMWSAWDPAAPREAMPFIISMLLASLNSCCNPWIYMLFAGHLFHDLKQSFLCCPAHYLKSSRCRCERDRDSSRKSNSSTYVIKSTSSQRSLTQTSTT; encoded by the exons ATGGAGGACCAGGATCTGTGGGCGAACTCCAGCCTCGGGAACCAGACCGCGAACCCCCTGAAGCGCAACGAGGAGGTGGCGAAGGTGGAGGTGACGGTGCTGGCGGTCGTGCTGCTCCTGGCGCTGGCCGGGAACCTGTGCGTCCTGGTGGCTCTCCACACCACCAAGCACAGCCAGTCGCGGATGTACTACTTCATGAAGCACCTGAGCGTCGCCGACCTGGTGGTGGCGGTCTTCCAGGTGCTGCCCCAGCTCATCTGGGACATCACGTTCCGCTTCTACGGGCCAGACGTGCTGTGCAGGCTGGTCAAGTACCTGCAGGTGGTGGGCATGTTCGCCTCCACCTACATGCTGGTGCTGATGTCCGTGGACAGATGCCTCGCCATCTGCCAGCCGCTGCGCTCGCTGCACAAGAGGAAGGACCGGCTGTACGTGGTCACCTCCTGGCTCCTCAGCCTGCTCTTCAGCGTCCCGCAGGTCTACATCTTCTCGCTGCGGGAGGTGGGACCCGGGGTGTACGACTGCTGGGGAGACTTTGTGCAACCCTGGGGCGCCAAGGCGTACATCACCTGGATCAGCCTCACCATCTACATCATCCCCGTGGCCATCCTGAGCATCTGCTACGGGCTCATCAGCTTCAAGATCTGGCAGAACTTCAAGCTGAAGACCAGGCGCGAGCAGTCGGTCACTTTAACCCCCAAAGCGTCCAAAGGCAACGCGCTGGCGCGCGTCAGCAGCGTCAAGCTGATCTCCAAAGCCAAGATCACCACGGTGAAGATGACCTTCGTCATAGTCCTGGCCTACATCGTCTGCTGGACACCCTTCTTCTTCGTGCAGATGTGGTCAGCGTGGGATCCGGCGGCACCGAGGGAGG CGATGCCCTTCATCATCTCCATGCTCCTGGCCAGTCTGAACAGCTGCTGTAACCCCTGGATCTACATGCTCTTCGCCGGTCACCTGTTCCACGACCTCAAGCAGTCCTTCCTCTGCTGCCCCGCCCACTACCTGAAGTCGTCGCGGTGCCGCTGCGAGCGCGACCGGGACTCCAGCCGCAAGAGCAACTCCTCCACGTACGTCATCAAAAGCACCAGCAGTCAGAGGAGCCTGACCCAGACCTCCACCACATAG
- the cav3 gene encoding caveolin-3, whose amino-acid sequence MADQYNISEEKIMKDSLTKEIDLINRDPKQINEDVVKVDFEDVIAEPDGTHSLDGVWKASYTTFTVSKYWCYRVLSAIFGIPVALLWGFLFACISFCHIWAVMPCIKSYLIETQCLSRIYSLCVHTFCDPLFEALGKIFSSVRVALRKEA is encoded by the exons ATGGCGGACCAGTACAACATCAGCGAGGAGAAGATCATGAAGGACAGCCTCACCAAGGAGATCGATCTGATCAACCGGGACCCCAAGCAGATCAacgaggacgtggtgaag GTGGACTTTGAAGACGTGATCGCGGAGCCAGACGGCACCCACAGTCTGGACGGTGTCTGGAAGGCCAGCTACACCACCTTCACCGTGTCCAAGTACTGGTGCTACCGCGTTCTGTCGGCCATCTTCGGCATTCCCGTGGCCCTGCTCTGGGGCTTCCTGTTCGCCTGCATCTCCTTCTGTCACATCTGGGCCGTCATGCCCTGCATCAAGAGCTACCTGATCGAGACACAGTGCCTCAGCCGCATCTACTCCCTCTGCGTCCACACCTTCTGCGACCCGCTGTTCGAGGCGCTCGGCAAGATCTTCAGCAGCGTCCGCGTGGCCCTCCGTAAAGAGGCCTAG